The Lolium perenne isolate Kyuss_39 chromosome 6, Kyuss_2.0, whole genome shotgun sequence genome segment gtttgttgtgatcctctaacattttcttcaacttcaacctctccttttaacttccgcagtttatcttcgcataaagaatggcccgacccaaatcgtcatcggggtcatcaaatatcggctcatcaaaaatgggatcttcttcagcttcgtcttcccccattctactatcactgtcttcagtgaacataggatagttgccactatcctcttattcttcgttgtcttccaatataacccctctttcttcatgcttggtccaacaattatagctgggcatgaaaccgttctccagcaggtggacgtgaagggtctttgaggtagagtaatccttcatattcttacaggaactacatggataaTACATAAAACCATTCGACCgcatgtttgcctcagccacgttgagaaaataatgcatgccattaatgaactcgggatggcatcggtcgccgtacatccattgtcgactcatctgcattatatatgtatatcaaaaatcattaattacacaacatcatggatatatgagtgaccaacttaattaatattcaagttcatcaaatAAAACTAAGTTTctgtataaaaaagaagaggctcaccgaggtggtacgttGTCGGCTAGGGGACGAtgctggcgatcgacggcggtgagaacggggatgatactaaaacctacaaaacatactactccctccgttcctttctatagtgcctatagatttttggcatttgtttcagaatatgagGTTGTAGCTTaactttttttcaattaccccctcccgttcagctcccaaatcgttcagctcccaaatttattatggtaagttaggaagatatggatttctcaaattttacgttgatctaaaATCGTTTAGCTAGGGGTCTTATGTAAAAAAATACTCTTACGCTAATTTCCGTGCtaaaaaactataggcactatagaatgtaatttcagctcaaattgcatataaaaaaataaaataccTAACTTagacatttcatcgaacaccttgctagcactagaaaaatagtacgacttaaaactaccaaagaaatgagctaaattaggaacgccggaagaaaggatgatattgctaacccttggatacatgtatgtcgttaatcttgttaaaatggtggagaaaaaataaaaatttattggagtgtgagaggtgcaaaatattttaGAGTGTGAGAGAAAGAAGAGAAAATGAGAGCCAACAGGCCAGGCTGGGCGATGTGATATAGGGtggcaccctttagtaccggttcgtgttacgaaccggtaccaaaggtccagccctggCACCACACGCGCCTGAAATTCGGgtggaagacctttcgtaccggttcgtaacacgaaccggtacgaaagcccctcacGAACCGGTATAGATGCTCCTCGCCCGCCTGGGCGCACAAACAGGTATAAAAGCCCCTTtataataccggttcgtaagcaaaccGGTATAAAAGCCTCAGATGgatgcccctttttctactagtgactcaTCATATTGGAACATCAACTTAATTTAGCTGACGATACGAAATGGGCTTAGTAATAGAGGTGTTTTTGCAGTATTGAACGGAACCACCTGAGCGTACCAAATACTACTGCAATCCAATTCTGGAACGTGCACTCTTGCATTTAAATGGACGACGTGCATCTTTGTAGGATCAGATTTTGTACAATAATTATATGTACTTATTATTTCTCCGCATTATGCTACTTGAGACTGATTTTATACTAATTGATCATTCTCTGCATTCAATCTTCTTTTCTGAAGACAAGCATGCGCCTAATTTTTTGACTGCTTTCTACAACATAGATTTTagccgcaacgcgcggggtattatCTAGTTAATGGAAAACCACACACGCCTCGATGCCACCAGAGAAATGAACATCTTCATTCAATAGTTATCTTCCTTCCACACCCGATGAACAGCTTCCACGAGTTTCTCCTTCTGTATTGGCTTAGTCAGGTGGAAATCCATCCCTGCTTGGATGGTCTTCTGCAGCTCCTCCTCCTCAGAGTGTGCAGTCAGCGCGATGATTGGGGTATGGATCCCGTAACGGCTTTCTTCCCCGCGAATGCGCTTTGTCGCTTCGTAGCCGTCCATCACCGGCATCTGAAAACAAAGAAGATCGAGCAGTGTCAAAACCGTCATCAGAAACAAAAGATTGAATTGACTTGTTTGGCATCGACAAATGGAAAATGTACCTGGCAATCCATGAATATCACGTCGTAGGGCAAGACCAACTGTTTCTCTGAAGCAGCACCACCACTTGCAATCTCAAGAGCATTGATGAATATTGCCACAGCTTCggatccatccgctgctaccacaaCTGTTGCACCCATAGTGCGCAGCATTTTCTTTTGGATAAACTGCAGCACCCTCGTGTCTTCCACCAACAGGACGCGCTTCCCTTCCAGTGGCTTGGCATCTTCAAGCTTGGGCAGCTCCTGGGGCactaccgccgccgccgtggtTTCAGAAATGGTTTCAGACGACGCAGCAGTGGCCTCCAGAGGCTTGTCGTCTCCAAGCATGGGCGGCTCCTGGGGCACTGCTACCGCAGATGTGATTTCAGATGACGCGGCAGTGGCCTGATCCGCCGCTGGCAGCTCATTGATGGCGATCCCGACCTGATGCGACTGTTGTTGCAGAAACGGAGAGGCCTGGAGCTCTCTCATGACCTGGAGGAGCTTGCGCAGCCGGGAGCCGTGGATCGGCTTGCGCAGGTCCATGTCGCAGCTTGCCGCCTCATTGAGCCTCCTCAAATCCTCGGAGGAGGTCTTGAGGTCAGTAATGCATGCCACCCTGCACGGAACTTGGTTCTTGATCCTCGCGAGGCTCGACGCCTCCTGGAGGATCTCATTGAGCCTCCCACCGGAGACGTCGACGACAACGAGTAGGCCGAAGGGGTGGAGGTGCCCGGCGTGGTTGCCGCTGCTGTTCCGTAGGACCTGGGTGACCATCTCTTTGGAGCTGAAGCACCGGTCAGCTACACCGTCCAAGTCATCACTTCCGCCCTGTGACGAACAGATCGACGCTGGCCTAGACGGCGAGGCACCCACGGCGGCGCGTGCCTTCTCCATTGTATGGGCGAGGAGCTCGGCACGCGTGACGGGCCAGACCTTCATCCCGACGTTCTCCATCCATGTCTGGAGGATTCGCCGGGTCTCGTCCCCATGGACTAGGAGGACGCACTGCCCACCCTTGAAGCATCCAGGCTCCTTAAACAGGGATGGCACCGCCCTCCCGTGCTCGATGGGCTCTTCAGCGTCGTTGATCTTGAGGAAGACGTTTAATCTGAAGCATGTTCCCGCTTCTCCTGGCTCTTTGTCCTTGATGCTTATTTCGCCACCCATCAAACGTACCTTATCAAAACAAGAACAACAAATAAGGTACAACATTGTAAGAAATGCAAAGTAAATTAGAAAACATCACAGCCTGCAAAGTTATAGATAGCCAAACCAAAAAGTACACTAATACACAATACCTTGTGCAGTTGTGTTATTTACAAAAGCAACATAAGTGTTTCTCTAGTTTTTAAACCTAATGAAAAAATAGCTTTTGGATCAATATGTAGCCATCCTAATTTACAAAGAAAAAAATATATATGCCGTTAGTTTTACTAAAGCTGCAAAAGGAAAATGAGTATAAATTTTACTAGTCTATAATTTATGCATCTGGTCATACAACTGTTTGATTGGATCACAGTAAAAACCAAAGGATTTTCAGGACTCTAAAACGCAATATTGcaatttcatgcccatttgaattctaTGGTATTTTTATTTCTTTGATTGCATCACAGAAAAAACAAATTGTTTTCTAAAGAATCAAAGAATCATTTCCATGAAGGTTGAGTGGATATAAAAATTATCATCAATATAGTGCAAATGAATCCTTAGAAAAAATTCCTTATGTTATTAAGTCCTACGATCAAGCAGCAAACATAGAAAATTTTCTATGAATTACAATCCTCCAAATTTCCTATGAAAATTCTTTTAATAAAATAGAGCATTAGAATCACTATTCTAATTGTGGTAGTTTAACATGAATAAATAATATAAGGATGGAAGCCACTTACAATGGATTGCACGATGCCTAAGCCTAGGCCGGTGCCACCATGCCCTTCATTTACTTGAACGTAGTTTTCAAACACAGATTCCCTTTTTTCCTTTGGAATCCCAACACCTGTATCTATTACCTCAAAGTAAAACTCAATGGCGTTAGGATCATTCTGAAGAAGTGATCGGCGAGCATTCTGCTCTGCACCTTCTTCCCTCGTTCCTAGCAGCCACCGACAGAACATGCTTGCATGCCAGCGGGGGGCGAACCTAGATGGGGTGCTGATCATGGAAGTCCTTCCGATAGGACGGTTGGCCCAGGCGCGGAGCACGACGTGGCCGTCGTGCGTAAACTTGATGGCATTTCCAAGAAGGTTGTCGAGGATCTGTTTGAAGCGCTTGCAGTCACCGATGACAGCATCGCATCGAAGAACAGAGAAGTCACATGGGTCCCAAACCACCTCAATGCCTCTAGACATACCGACGACGTTCGCCATGTCCATGGATTCTTCAAGGACGTCGGCCATGCTGAACTGCACCTCCTCCAATTGCATCTTCCCGGACTCCACCTTGCCCATGTCTAGTATGGTGTTAAGTATATCTGAAACACACGTGTTACATATATGGGCTTAATTAACATATGTTGAACAAAGGAACTTATTGCGCATCCGAGTACATACATAACCAAAATGGAGTCTCAGTGTGCTCCTACATCCTAAAACGTACACAACCAAGATGAATCGTACATTTGATAAGATATTAGCCTAGCTCTTTAATAGACAAAGACTAAACACATGGTGTGGCTAACATGAATGCGACCATCTATGTGAAATCGTGAACTACTCAAAACATTATATATATTCTTTCTTGGGAACTAAATAAAATTGCGTGCTGTAGAAACTGCGGACTATATTTTTTCTACTGGAAAAAAGTACAACTTAACTATTGCACACTTTACAAATAAAAATTGTGAACTCATTATCTATGCAATCTCACTTTATATGACGTGCAAATCTGTAGTGACGTGATTACATAAATTAGCTAAATTGCCATGGACGGATCACATCTTGAAAAAAAAGGTGGCAAGTATACTTGCCATGCATGGTACCTAGGgagatatatggatgtatggaaCTGACCAAAGAGTTTGTTGGTGCCAATCTCCATCTGGTCGAGGTAGTAGGTGAGGTTGGGGTTTGCCCGCGCCTCCGTCCGGGAGACAACAATGAGTCCGGCGACAGCGGCGAGCGAGGAGCGGATGTCGTGGATGGCGGACGCGAATGCGTTGCTCTTATTCATGCTCTTGCGCTCTGCCTGCTGGAGCGCTTCCTTCTGCCTCATGAGCTCACCCTGGAGCGCTGCCTCCCGCGACCCCCACCACCACAGCGCCCTTGCCATGAAGAAGCACGCCACAGCCGTCATGGCCGCGAGCAAGCACACGACAGAGACCACAGCCACCCCTATCTCAAGAAACATGGTCTCCTTTTGCCACACCAGCCGGAGTCCCTGAAGAAGAAAGAGATGATTAGAGAATCAGTTATGGATAAATGCAATTTTGAGGCTAACAA includes the following:
- the LOC127310733 gene encoding probable histidine kinase 2, encoding MSSNMYASLDHVVGGMQAILAANHSAFVVADYLAATSNRNRLSRVEQNLFMAFAMQPHVAEMSYAGSDGSAFTYYRGKDSRSKKMFVSRRGKWYKQAVDPVTGSPVGPVAAVPPPKHMPNAAQALADTKSGSLVALGAGLARPSVQMVVFSAPVGDAGVVFASVPIKDILPITDRAAVGFGTVEAYYSIIDTKHNTSTGYKALVVGSDAKKKKMEDQFLDIKCTTSTIDAPKLELHDVRIGSHQKEYTVACTSFELSRGVHLGLRLVWQKETMFLEIGVAVVSVVCLLAAMTAVACFFMARALWWWGSREAALQGELMRQKEALQQAERKSMNKSNAFASAIHDIRSSLAAVAGLIVVSRTEARANPNLTYYLDQMEIGTNKLFDILNTILDMGKVESGKMQLEEVQFSMADVLEESMDMANVVGMSRGIEVVWDPCDFSVLRCDAVIGDCKRFKQILDNLLGNAIKFTHDGHVVLRAWANRPIGRTSMISTPSRFAPRWHASMFCRWLLGTREEGAEQNARRSLLQNDPNAIEFYFEVIDTGVGIPKEKRESVFENYVQVNEGHGGTGLGLGIVQSIVRLMGGEISIKDKEPGEAGTCFRLNVFLKINDAEEPIEHGRAVPSLFKEPGCFKGGQCVLLVHGDETRRILQTWMENVGMKVWPVTRAELLAHTMEKARAAVGASPSRPASICSSQGGSDDLDGVADRCFSSKEMVTQVLRNSSGNHAGHLHPFGLLVVVDVSGGRLNEILQEASSLARIKNQVPCRVACITDLKTSSEDLRRLNEAASCDMDLRKPIHGSRLRKLLQVMRELQASPFLQQQSHQVGIAINELPAADQATAASSEITSAATAASSETISETTAAAVVPQELPKLEDAKPLEGKRVLLVEDTRVLQFIQKKMLRTMGATVVVAADGSEAVAIFINALEIASGGAASEKQLVLPYDVIFMDCQMPVMDGYEATKRIRGEESRYGIHTPIIALTAHSEEEELQKTIQAGMDFHLTKPIQKEKLVEAVHRVWKEDNY